The sequence agaggtACAGATGCGTAGGCTACATTTTGAAGGCACATAAGATTGGTACAAATATGCACACCAAAGGCAATTATTAGAGACAAAcctctgaatgaatgaaggagGGAAACCTGCTcctgaaaacaatcaaaacagtcTGACAGGGTGAAGGCCAGCAACAAAAGACCTCTGACATCTGAGGACTGAAATGCCTGCACATTTTGATTGCTCCTACATTGTGCATAATTGAGTGCTCTTgactgattttaatttaatgtcacATGAAAAGCCAAAGTTCTCTGTCTGTACAGGCAATGTGGACAAGATTGACGGGTAGCAAGGAGAGCCTTAAAATCAGGGCAgcagagtgggggagagggtcATCAGACCCTACTGTGAACTCTCTCTGTCATGGCTATTGGTGTGTCAGCTCAGCTGAGACCGTTCTCTATAGATGTGTATGTCATACATTAGGGTTTACACTGATTGAATTTCTCAAGTGATTGTATTTCCAGATGTGTAAggtttgtttgatttgtgtgaATTGCATTACGCACTCTGTGTGTATTAATTACTGCACCAACTGGTAATCTACAGCAAGCTTTTAACTCAGTCTGGCTGCTCCATGAGCAGTCTAGATGACTGCCACTCTTTAGTAGGTGATTAGCAGGATCTTTTGACTTGGGCTGATGAAGTCTACATCAGTGTCTATGGATGTAGGTGTTAGCTGGGGTAAAAGAGACATACCAGGGCTCATTTTAGCATACATTCTTGCTACTGCATGAGATGTTTACAAGCCAACAAATAGTCCTTGAAAGTAGGGgtttggagagaaaaagagacagatagGGAATGTGAGACTGACAACAGACTGGATGAAATGAACAGAGTACTGTATGTGACAGAGATTATGTATTAAGCATGTGGGTCCATTAAAAGTGTGCAATACTTGAGTTAGTGCATGACAGGAGCACATGACTTTCACTTCCAGGTAAGACAAAGATAATAATATAttgtgatttttatattttttggaGAGTTgccattatattttatatatttaagagTTTATTCTTGCTCACGTGTAGTCACATTAATTTGGGAAGCAATgataataacacaaataaaatatttattgtgctttacattgcattgtgtCTTAGATTTAGAGTGAAGATATAGTACCCAGTTCTTCCAGGTCTCATTTCTTAGAGTAAACATTTAACCACAGTTGTGACATTCAACAATTTACAATGACTGCTCAATGATGTTATACTCCTCAATATAACATATGATGTCAGAATTATGGAGAGCTATTGAATGTATTCAAACTGCAgaataatatgcatttttgacAGTATAGTTTAAATATTATTTGCAATTAGGCAATTATTGGCTAATAATTGAATTGTCACTTCTTTACATATGTTGAGTTGTCGTATAACTTCTTTTACAAAcataaattgtaaatgttaaaggatttttttaaattgtataatctaataataataagtagtAATAATGAGTATACCTAACTGGATTGCCCACAATTAATTTTATCTTAATGTAGATTAAATAAGGAATATTTAAACCTTAATATTGCTAAATGGGTGTAAGGCTATTTTGTTGTGTTAAGGTGAAAAATTAAAAGCCAAAATCTATAGCCTAAGGCAATTAGGGAAACATCCTCTTTCCTTCACATATTCAGCGATCATTCTTCATTTGACAAACAACCAAATAAGTATGATTTCTGCTGAGTGGTTGGCTGTAAAGTaaacaatacatttcagaaaagaaaaatatggtAACTAAACATTTTCTTAAGAGCtaaataattgattttaacCACAACAACTAATACTTACGAAACCACATATTTAAGCTTTGAGGTGTGAGTGTCTCCCTCAAAAGGAGGGCGTCTTCCGGACTCACCTGAGTACGTCAATCACTCCGGCAGTAAGCGTCTCGCCTCCCTTCGGCTAACGCGCTGTCCGGCGCAGCGTCTCTGCTTGGCTTCGCTAAAGTGAACTTATACAGAAGCCAAAGACACATAAACGATGGGAAACACGGTTATTCGAGACGATTTCGAGTGGGTTTACACGGAGCAGCCACATTGTAGCCGCAGAAAGCAAATTTTGGGTGAGTTTGATCTTCACAGGTGTGATTGAAACAGAGGACGCGCAGTAAGCGCAAGTATGCAGCCTAGGCTATGAAAAACGCTCgtcttgtgtgtatttgtctgttttgtcagaGTTTGGATACAGTTGTAGCCTTGGAAGGAGCTCACACACTCTTGAACTATAGAATATTAAATGAACTAGAGTTGAACTTCATGTGTCGTGCAAGTAAGTACATTACGCAATCGTGCCGGTTTGATACAATTTCAGTTACTTAACTGGTAAATAGACTCATTATTTCTCTTTCAACatactttaatttatttttgaattttctgAATCGTATGTAACGCCTAGTCAGAgatttaaagaaataattttatGAAATGACGTTCGGCACTACCAAATGGTTAAAATGGCACTGCCAGTTTAATCAAAGTTACGAAGGAGTTTTCGGTGTCAAAATAAGGGGCTGAAAAAGATTTAGTagaattataaaataaatatgttactTATAGCCTACAACTATAGTGAAACGGCAAGTATCAGTATCTGTTGTGGTTGCGATATATCAGAAATAGTACGCATGCGGTCTGTACAACCTGTGCTTCAGACGGAAATCTGTCGAAGAATCTTGAGTGAGAGGGCCCGCAGTCGTGACTGAAACAGGTGCAGCTACCTGTTGGGCAGGTCTGTCAGGTTCTCCCTGCGGTATGCATAACTTGGGATGCAGAAGgtgatatatttacatttatttatagatgTGGTAATAGATGTGGATATCCTAATCGTGTTTAAGTATTTGTATCATGTCCTTCGTACAGTTAGCCCCAGATTCTAAAAAAGTTCACCAAAGATGCTAAAGGTTtctaatgtgtgtttgtgttttttttaacactgaccCCTAGGTCCCTTTTAGCTGCAGTTACCTTTTATGTATATATCACTGTCTGGTTTTGTCAGTGCTATCCTTAAGCTTAGTGTGTAGCTGACACAATGCTCCTGTCATTGACATTTACCcatgttttttcctgtgcattCCTTCACATGTTGTCTTACAAGAGGCAGAGTCTGAAACAGCTGAGGGTCATCCGATTGTATTCTACAGCATGAGCTGAATTACAGCACGctcctctcttctgtctcttgGTTTAGTATTACAAACTCAAGCGGTCCTGAAATCCTGAAAAATCACAATCTAAGAGAAGGCAGATCTGACAGACTCTCTTGCTGACAAGACTGGAGTTATGGTATAATTTGTATTTGGTTCCACTTTGTATCAGCCACAGGtgtattcatatatttctttccatccctctgtcccttTGCTCTCCCCCTTTCCCATCTCTTTGCACAGCTAAACACCCTGAAATCAAGTCCTTGATGGGTTCAGACCCCCACCTGAAGTGGGTGGTGACGGCAATGGTTCTGACACAGGTGCTTTGCTGCTACCTAGTGCAGGCTCTCAGCTGGAAATGGCTGCTCTTCTGGGCCTATGTCTTCGGTGGCTGCATCAACCATTCTCTGACATTGGCCATCCATGACATCTCTCACAACGTGGCCTTCGGCAACAAGTCAGCCATGCGCAACCGGCTCTTCGGCATCTTCGCCAACCTCCCAGTCGGCGTGCCGTACTCTGTCAGTTTCAAGAAGTACCACGTGGACCACCACCGCTACCTGGGCGGGCACGGACTAGACGTGGACATTCCCACGCGGCTGGAGGCCCAACTTTTCAGCTCCCCCGCACGGAAGGTTTTGTGGATCATCTTGCAGCCCTTGTTCTATGCCCTCCGCCCACTAGTGGTCAACCCCAAGCCCATGTCCCGTCTAGAGCTGCTGAATGTGGCCGTGCAGCTGGCCTTTGACGGGCTGCTGGTGTGGCTTTGGGGGCCCAAGCCGCTGGTGTACCTGCTGGCCGGGTCTGTCCTGTGCATGGGCTTGCACCCCGTCTCTGGGCACTTCATCGCTGAGCACTACATGTACCTGACCGGTATCGAGACCTACTCCTACTATGGCCCCCTCAACTACATCACCTTCAATGTGGGCTACCACATGGAGCACCATGATTTCCCTAGCATCCCCGGCAGCCGTCTGCCCCAGGTAACTTGCTCACTTCATTGCAAACCTGGCTACTGGCTTGCTTATTGCACCTCAGCAATGTTTAGCTGTTGCGAAACACAACAAGAGCACTGCCACTGCATTATGTAAAAGTGTCCGTTTGATTAGTTCTGCTAtgtaatttcatacattttcccCTCTCGCTATTACCTCAGCACTTGCGTAAGCAATCACATTGCTCCACTGCTTATGGGACTGTTAGGAAAATACAATGGGTGAAGTAGCCGGGCAGGAATGATTACACATAATGGAGTCACAATGAGTATTAGAGGGAGTAGAGATAGAAAGTGGTTGTTCCAGTTTGTCCAGTACCACCACTTCATCACTGTagttttaataaacaaaactaTGTTTTCAATTCATCCATATGCGAACGTACACACGtgaacatgcacatacatgttgGGGTGTGCCAGAATAGTGTTCAATTGGGCTACTGGTGATAGCATTTCAGTTTGACAGGGTTTGTGTCCTAGGCACAACCTCGCAGTCAATGattgtttttactgttctcCCCCATGATCTATGCCTCTCCCCCTTCTCACTGTCACCACTTGTCTCAGCTACAGAGTTGCCATAGGTTACAGTCGATCTCAAATTAATTATCAAAAGTTTCATCACTGTAGTATGAGCACTtgtatgggaaaaaaaaatttatacaGAATGAAGttgctattttttttgtttcataaagaTTAACCCCATAAAATTATTTCTCTCCAGGTAAAGAAGATGGCCCCAGAGTTCTATGACAATTTGCCACAGCATGACTCCTGGACTCGTGTTCTCTGGGACTTTGTCTTCTGCGATTCATTGGGTCCTTACTCCAGGGTTAAGCGTAACTTCCCCTTAGAAAAGGGGGAGTAGACCTTGCTACTTCTAATTGATtgacatgcccccccccccccccccccccccccaccaccacccattttttcctgttgtagGTATGTCCAGTGCTAAATCCCATATTTGAAGCGATTCCATGTCTGGTGCTATTGTGTGCACCAAACAACTTGCTCAatacagcagcagggcttggCTCCCACTCTGTGACCTTGTCTGAAACTGCATTATAATGCaagtttgtgtctttgttttttatccTTGTGCAATCCCTGCTTGCTGTGATTTAATTTGAAAGAATAAGATCTCTTCTGAATTCAAGTCTGCAAGCAAGCCAAGTGTTTTGGTGTCTTATTCATTAcaccaaaatgaaaagagaaataagGCTACAGTTATTCCTGTTAATGTGTATTGACAGAAGGGATTGAACTGCTGATGAAATTGCATTGTAAATTTTACATAGATATATTCTAAAAAGAAGGTAAAAAGTGACATTAAGTGATAATTAAATTTGAATACTGCGCTCATTCAGAGGTGAATGATTTTATCTCCtccatattttctctttttacaaAGGAGTTCTCAATCATCCCACCACGTGTCAAATACTCTTGAATGGAGTCttcatgtgttttaaaagtCACTGGCAAAAACTTCATAGAGCAATATGATTACAACTGTTTTGCCTCTGTATACTCATCATTTGTAAACAGAGTTTTCATGACATTCATTGCTACAGCAATAGTCAAATAGATGGAATGTATTGTAACCAACTAACttatttggatatttttttgtgtttacagtgGTTGTttccagaggtggacaccccggcttcagaaagtaaaagtcctgccacgtatttgttctagcctttcactaaacaaggtgatttcactaattagctcctctacctggcttaagagttgtgctaattaaattcacttgctgtagtgcatgggtggaacaaatatgtacaaatatttctgaagctggggtgtccactTCTGGTTGTTtccaactagctagctaggtagcttgTAAACATGGCCACGTGGATAGCAAACACCGTGAACTCACTAACTCTAAAATGGTTTTCTACAACCTTGGGTACTTCATGGCTAGTCAAGTGTTTATTCATGCTAAATTAGCTGGGCATGATGTTACACACAAGGAAGCACAGTGGCTTCAAAGCTATCAGGTAGAGTTTGGGCATGACTAAAAAGGAGCTCTACTTTCATCTGGTTGAAGCCATAATTTGACTGACCCAGTTAGCTGCAATGCTAATCAGACCAAAAGACTTCTGGCCAAAGTATCTCTGTCTCAGATTTACTAAAATTTGTTGCAATGCCTACTCCTCACTGGAAATGGAATGCAAGCCCTGGATTActtgaaaataatatatacaaatttGAACCCCCTAGAATCTAATCCTTTATCAGCACAAACTTTAATAATATGGGACAGGAAGGACAGGAAAGCAGACCTAACCTGAACATTAACATTATCTGATTTGTGCCTGTTATTTCCAAAGTGTATCTCTTTTTGTGTGTTAGAGGAAATGGGCCATGTCTtaaatgttctttattttaaggCATGGACTAGTGAGACACCTCAAAAACAGACTTCCTGGGACATATTGAAAGTCAATTCATATCCATTCTGCTGAGGCAGAGGAATAAACTGTTGTTACCCTCTAATGTTGATTTTTAGGGGCTAAAAATTGAGCTACAGGGGACAAGGTGTGCTGAAAAGTTTACAACAAATGCATCTTAGTGACTTTGACAATGAGAGAATAACTGCAGTGTCACAAGATTGTATTACATGTCATAAACATACAAGGGTTGAAGTGGTCATATGCactttcaaatgtgtgtgtgtttttgaagttTGGTTTTTAGAAAACAGAACCAATACCTGTCTTCAAGTTTGCCAGTGTTCTGATTTATGAACGGATTTCCTGACATGTCATGCATGCAAGATGATGTGTACAGGgattaaacacaaaacattagCTCCAAACACTTGCAGGTTGCTATCTAGCATACAATAGCAAGACACTGTCTTTAAGTGGTGACAGATTATATCTAACCAGTTATGTTCCCTTTCTGCGTTAACAGCAGAATTAGAATGAATTCAAGTCAGTGTTAAAATTTCTGAACCTGTAAAATATTGTCATGACATCTATGGATCATATTAGGAGACTGCACAGGTAGTTCCCATGGTAGAAGGTCATCGCACCTTATGTCCTCTGAACACATAGGAATCCTGTACTTCTGGACATTGTTATAAAGGAAGCACCACTGCACAGTTTAAATGTGCCTATGATATCCTTGATTTATCTGCAACCTCCTGGTGAAAGTTGTCTGTAGTCAAAGGCTTGACAGTATCCATGCACATCTACTCTTCTTGGTGAAGGAATTATGATTAGCAACCACAGGGAGAAAACAGTTGTATCTTTATCTACAATGTCACTATATCTACAAGTCAGCCATGCAGCACCTCTTTGCATTCCTCTCTggcattatattttattatttttaaacaagtgaGCAACATTCTGTAGTCATCTGTGCAACATTGACATACTTGCATACAGTTGCATTGACTCACAAAGGGTCTtactccttctccttctcaaACATACGCACATCCCTCTCACTCCTATCACAGTGTTCATGTTCTTTCCCTCCgtccctgtctgtttttgtgggAGTCAGAATATACCAATGTCATACTCAGTTATtgtcacagtaaaaaaaaaaaaaaagtttgagttCCTAATGCCCAATTATATATTTCAATTACACTGAAAACTGTCGTTTGTATCCATTTTATCCACCCCTGAATTCATTTGCATGAGAACTCCACTTGCTTTGATTTTCTACTTGCTGTGAGGGGGAGGTGATGGAATTTTGCCAAACACACGTTGTAGTTCGGTTGGTTTGTGCCTCTGGTGAGATGACAGGGATTATCTGTTCTTTGTTGATCTGCAGTTTCACTAAGCAGGAGAGCCAGTTCTAGTCTTCATACATCTGGAACCTGTTGATTTCCTTCATCTCTGAAGATCAGGATGGGACTGTACAGGACCAGCACACAAACGGCTGGCCTTACTCATGTAATGCTTTAGTTTCATGCCTGgatttatatttcattaaatcGATTACATTTTAGAACCAtttcaaatgccattttaaaaagtcactcAAGAAGTCTGATCTTTTTCcatttggattttattttttatcaccATGTTAAGTGTGGGATTCCGCACTGAAAGAGGAAAACTGGATTTAAGGTGGCAGCAGCTCAGATGAAACGGTGAGGTTTAAGGTGGCAGCAGCTTAGATGAGGTACCCAGCTGCTGGGTAGAGCAGCAGGGAGCCGAGTTTGTGCTCAGTGGGGACGGTGGCCTGCTCGTGGGCGTGCTTGCGGTAGTACCTACGCAGGGCGGGGCTACCTGGGTGGCACTGGCGCACGTGCAGGAAGTATTCCTCGGGCCGCGTGGAAGTGAAGCCGCAGTCCTCGCATACGAAGATCTTGGAACGGCGCTGGCGGTAGGCGTACTGCTGCCGCACTCCGTGGATCTTCCGCAGGTGGGACTCCAGGGAGCACCGCTGGGTAAAGGCCTTTTCACACAACTCACACCTGTAGGGCCGGATACCTGGAAGACACGTGCAAGAAAAGTAGCGggttactctgtgtgtgtgtgtgtgtgtgtgtgtgtgtgagagagagggagagagggagagagagagggagattgtCACCTGTCAACAGTATTTTTCTcagtcatgtctgtgtgtctctgtattctTAGCGGTTTTGTGTAAACTCACctgcttgtgtgtattttaggTGTGCAGGTGAAAAGTTctcatctcagtgttttttttccgaACGAagaagtggtgtgtgtgcatgtgtgcctctctcacctgtgtgggTGCGCATGTGCCTCTTGAGGTCGAAGGTATCGTTGAAGCCCTTGCCGCAGTACCTGCACAGGTGTCTCTTCACCACGCTGTGGCACTTGAGGTGACGGGTGAGCATGCGCTGCAGAGGGAACACTTTGTGGCAAACGGCACACCGGAAGTCCCCTGAGCTGGGGGGAGCGTgtggctgaggaggaggaggggaggggcgagAGAGGCAGGAAGGACGCAATGAATGACTTGAAGAAAGCTCAGtattttttacatacagtacatcacggaatgagtgtgaatgagtacattattgtaatttacatttacatttattcatttagcagacgcttttatccaaagcgacttacataggttacagttctttacaatggaTTTTACAATGGATtctttacagctggatatttttactgaggcaattgtgggcaattgtgggttaagtacccaagggtacagcagcagtgtcccagtggggattgaaccggcaacctttcggttacgagtcctgctccttaaccactatgctacactgccgccccgtgATGTAATTGTATCGTATGATAACTTGTCCATTGCATACTGACCTTTACGCGGGGAACCACAGCTGGTGCAGTATGGGGATTGTAATGGCTATGACTGGGCTCCATCGGGCGGTGTTGTAAGAGAGCATGCCACGCCTGGCTTGCTTGTCCCCCTGGGCCTAGAGCTGAGGGTAGGACAGCAGGCTTAGGGCacgggggaggggcagggggtaCAGGGAAGGACACTGGAACGATCCCAGTTCCTGAGAagcaaaggaag comes from Megalops cyprinoides isolate fMegCyp1 chromosome 3, fMegCyp1.pri, whole genome shotgun sequence and encodes:
- the zgc:171929 gene encoding transcription factor Ovo-like 2; translated protein: MLTRHLKCHSVVKRHLCRYCGKGFNDTFDLKRHMRTHTGIRPYRCELCEKAFTQRCSLESHLRKIHGVRQQYAYRQRRSKIFVCEDCGFTSTRPEEYFLHVRQCHPGSPALRRYYRKHAHEQATVPTEHKLGSLLLYPAAGYLI
- the LOC118775369 gene encoding sphingolipid delta(4)-desaturase/C4-monooxygenase DES2-like; the encoded protein is MGNTVIRDDFEWVYTEQPHCSRRKQILAKHPEIKSLMGSDPHLKWVVTAMVLTQVLCCYLVQALSWKWLLFWAYVFGGCINHSLTLAIHDISHNVAFGNKSAMRNRLFGIFANLPVGVPYSVSFKKYHVDHHRYLGGHGLDVDIPTRLEAQLFSSPARKVLWIILQPLFYALRPLVVNPKPMSRLELLNVAVQLAFDGLLVWLWGPKPLVYLLAGSVLCMGLHPVSGHFIAEHYMYLTGIETYSYYGPLNYITFNVGYHMEHHDFPSIPGSRLPQVKKMAPEFYDNLPQHDSWTRVLWDFVFCDSLGPYSRVKRNFPLEKGE